From the Peromyscus leucopus breed LL Stock chromosome 8b, UCI_PerLeu_2.1, whole genome shotgun sequence genome, one window contains:
- the Serpinf1 gene encoding pigment epithelium-derived factor, whose protein sequence is MQALVLLLWTGALLGHGSGQNVGSSSEGSPAPDSTGEPVEEEDPFFKVPVNKLAAAVSNFGYDLYRLRSSASPTANILLSPLSVATALSALSLGAEQRTESVIHRALYYDLISNPDIHGTYKELLASVTAPGKSLKSASRIVFERKLRVKSSFVAPLEKSYGTRPRILTGNPRIDLQEINNWVQAQMKGKLARSTREMPSAISILLLGVAYFKGQWVTKFDSKKTTLQDFHLDEDRTVQVPMMSEPKAILRYGLDSDLNCKIAQLPLTGSMSIIFFLPLTVTQNLTMIEESLTSEFIHDIDRELKTIQAVLSVPKLKLSYEGEITKSLQEMKLQSLFEAPDFSKITGKPVKLTQVEHRAAFEWTEEGAESSPNPSLQPVRLTFPLDYHLNQPFIFVLRDTDTGALLFIGKILDPRGT, encoded by the exons ATGCAGGCCTTGGTGCTACTCCTCTGGACTGGAGCCCTGCTTGGGCACGGCAGCGGCCAGAATGTCGGCAGCAGCTCTGAG GGCTCCCCAGCCCCCGACAGCACAGGGGAGCcagtggaggaggaggacccCTTCTTCAAGGTCCCTGTCAACAAGCTGGCAGCAGCCGTCTCCAACTTCGGCTACGATCTGTACCGCCTGAGGTCCAGTGCCAGCCCAACTGCCAATATTCTGCTGTCCCCACTCAGCGTGGCCACAGCCCTGTCTGCTCTTTCTCTGG GAGCTGAACAGCGAACAGAATCTGTCATACACCGGGCTCTTTACTACGACCTCATCAGCAACCCCGACATCCACGGCACCTACAAGGAACTCCTCGCCTCTGTTACTGCCCCTGGGAAGAGCCTCAAGAGTGCTTCCAGAATTGTGTTTGAGAGGA AACTTCGAGTAAAATCCAGCTTTGTTGCACCTCTGGAGAAGTCATATGGGACCAGGCCCAGAATCCTCACTGGCAACCCTCGAATAGACCTCCAGGAAATCAACAACTGGGTGCAGGCCCAGATGAAAGGGAAACTCGCTCGGTCCACCAGAGAAATGCCCAGTGCCATCAGCATCCTCCTCCTGGGCGTGGCTTACTTCAAGG GGCAGTGGGTAACAAAGTTTGACTCGAAAAAGACGACCCTCCAGGATTTTCACTTGGATGAGGACAGGACTGTGCAAGTCCCCATGATGTCAGAACCCAAGGCCATCTTACGATATGGCTTGGATTCCGATCTCAACTGCAAG ATTGCCCAGCTGCCCTTGACAGGAAGCATGAGCATCATCTTCTTCCTGCCCCTGACGGTGACCCAGAACTTGACCATGATAGAGGAGAGCCTCACTTCTGAGTTCATCCATGACATAGATCGAGAACTGAAGACCATCCAAGCCGTGCTGAGCGTCCCCAAGCTGAAGCTGAGCTATGAGGGCGAAATCACTAAGTCTCTGCAGGAGATGA AGCTACAGTCCTTGTTTGAGGCCCCTGACTTCAGCAAGATCACAGGCAAACCCGTCAAGCTCACCCAGGTGGAACACAGGGCCGCTTTTGAGTGGACCGAGGAGGGGGCGGAAAGCAGCCCTAACCCAAGCCTCCAGCCCGTCCGCCTCACCTTCCCACTCGACTATCACCTTAACCAGCCTTTCATCTTTGTCCTGAGAGACACAGACACGGGGGCCCTGCTCTTCATAGGCAAAATTCTGGACCCCAGGGGCACTTAA